From Coffea arabica cultivar ET-39 chromosome 2e, Coffea Arabica ET-39 HiFi, whole genome shotgun sequence, the proteins below share one genomic window:
- the LOC113730465 gene encoding E3 ubiquitin-protein ligase SDIR1-like isoform X1 — protein MSFVFRGTRADVETGFPGLIPERRTVRVHGARPVNTNSLAFLVTVLLLFMILNSHQMSPNFLLWLVLAVFLMATTLRMYATCQQLQAQAQAHAVAASGLLGHTELRLHMPPSIALATRGRLHGLRLQLALLDREFDDLDYETLRALDADNVPTGPSMTEEEINALPVHKYKVTGPQSAGSSVQQAASSSSVEKKQDPPNAAGGTKACDDELTCSVCLEQVDVGELVRTLPCLHQFHANCIDPWLCQQGTCPVCKFRAASGWHPNGQEEEMDASYMV, from the exons ATGAGTTTTGTGTTCCGAGGCACTAGAGCAGATGTAGAAACTGGTTTCCCAGGGCTTATTCCGGAGCGTCGTACAGTG CGTGTTCATGGAGCCCGACCAGTTAATACCAATTCTCTTGCATTTCTTGTTACAG TTCTTTTGCTGTTCATGATTCTTAACTCCCATCAAATGTCACCCAACTTTCTG CTCTGGCTGGTACTTGCTGTCTTTTTGATGGCAACAACCCTACGAATGTATGCAACTTGTCAGCAGCTACAAGCTCAGGCTCAAGCTCATGCTGTGGCAGCTAGTGGCCTTCTTGGTCATACAGAGCTGCGTTTGCATATGCCACCTTCCATTGCCCTCGCAACCAGAGGGCGACTACATGGTCTTAGACTCCAGCTTGCACTTCTAGACCGGGAATTTGATGACCTTG ATTACGAAACTCTGAGGGCACTAGATGCTGACAATGTTCCAACAGGTCCTTCAATGACTGAGGAAGAGATAAATGCTCTCCCTGTTCACAAATATAAGGTTACTGGCCCTCAAAG TGCTGGCTCATCAGTTCAGCAGGCGGCTTCTTCATCCTCAGTTGAG AAGAAGCAAGACCCTCCCAATGCAGCTGGGGGCACAAAGGCCTGCGATGATGAACTGACTTGCAGTGTTTGTTTGGAGCAAGTTGATGTGGGAGAACTTGTCCGCACTTTGCCATGCTTGCATCAG TTCCATGCAAACTGCATTGATCCATGGCTGTGTCAGCAAGGAACATGCCCTGTTTGCAAGTTTCGAGCTGCATCAGGCTGGCATCCGAATGGCCAAGAGGAAGAAATGGATGCTTCATACATGGTGTAG
- the LOC113730465 gene encoding E3 ubiquitin-protein ligase SDIR1-like isoform X2 yields MNAILLSHLDLFLLHSTTSFLLLFMILNSHQMSPNFLLWLVLAVFLMATTLRMYATCQQLQAQAQAHAVAASGLLGHTELRLHMPPSIALATRGRLHGLRLQLALLDREFDDLDYETLRALDADNVPTGPSMTEEEINALPVHKYKVTGPQSAGSSVQQAASSSSVEKKQDPPNAAGGTKACDDELTCSVCLEQVDVGELVRTLPCLHQFHANCIDPWLCQQGTCPVCKFRAASGWHPNGQEEEMDASYMV; encoded by the exons atgAATGCCATTCTTCTAAGTCATCTCGATCTCTTTCTTCTCCATTCAACCACTTCCT TTCTTTTGCTGTTCATGATTCTTAACTCCCATCAAATGTCACCCAACTTTCTG CTCTGGCTGGTACTTGCTGTCTTTTTGATGGCAACAACCCTACGAATGTATGCAACTTGTCAGCAGCTACAAGCTCAGGCTCAAGCTCATGCTGTGGCAGCTAGTGGCCTTCTTGGTCATACAGAGCTGCGTTTGCATATGCCACCTTCCATTGCCCTCGCAACCAGAGGGCGACTACATGGTCTTAGACTCCAGCTTGCACTTCTAGACCGGGAATTTGATGACCTTG ATTACGAAACTCTGAGGGCACTAGATGCTGACAATGTTCCAACAGGTCCTTCAATGACTGAGGAAGAGATAAATGCTCTCCCTGTTCACAAATATAAGGTTACTGGCCCTCAAAG TGCTGGCTCATCAGTTCAGCAGGCGGCTTCTTCATCCTCAGTTGAG AAGAAGCAAGACCCTCCCAATGCAGCTGGGGGCACAAAGGCCTGCGATGATGAACTGACTTGCAGTGTTTGTTTGGAGCAAGTTGATGTGGGAGAACTTGTCCGCACTTTGCCATGCTTGCATCAG TTCCATGCAAACTGCATTGATCCATGGCTGTGTCAGCAAGGAACATGCCCTGTTTGCAAGTTTCGAGCTGCATCAGGCTGGCATCCGAATGGCCAAGAGGAAGAAATGGATGCTTCATACATGGTGTAG
- the LOC113730466 gene encoding peptidyl-prolyl cis-trans isomerase FKBP20-1: MSDTIDLTGDGGVLKTIVRHAKPDAIAPSESLPLVDVHYEGILADTGEVFDTTREDNTVFTFEVGKGSVIKAWDVVLRTMKVGEVAKITCMPEYAYGSAGSPPEVPPDAILIFEVELVTCRPRRGASLSSVSDERARLEELKKQREVAAATKEEEKKRREEAKAAAAARIQAKLEAKKGQGKGKGKGK, translated from the exons ATGAGTGATACGATTGATTTAACTGGAGATGGAGGTGTCTTGAAGACCATTGTTCGGCATGCCAAACCTGATGCAATTGCTCCATCGGAGAGTCTTCCACTTGTAGATG TTCATTACGAAGGTATTCTTGCTGATACTGGTGAAGTTTTTGACACTACCCGGGAAGATAATACTGTTTTCACATTTGAAGTGGGCAAGGGCTCTGTGATTAAGGCTTGGGATGTTGTGTTGAGAACTATGAAG GTTGGGGAGGTTGCAAAGATTACATGCATGCCAGAGTATGCATACGGAAGTGCTGGTTCTCCCCCAGAAGTACCCCCTGA TGCGATACTCATCTTTGAGGTGGAGTTGGTGACGTGCAGGCCTAGGAGGGGTGCAAGTCTGAGTAGTGTTTCGGATGAAAGGGCTAGACTGGA GGAgctcaagaaacaaagggaggTTGCCGCTGCAACCAAGGAGGAAGAGAAGAAGAGGAGAGAGGAAGCTAAGGCAGCTGCTGCTGCTCGCATACAAGCCAAGCTTGAAGccaaaaagggtcaaggcaagGGAAAGGGTAAAGGAAAATAG